A single Bacillus horti DNA region contains:
- a CDS encoding TerC family protein gives MEWWLLSFFKIVIINLILSGDNALVIAMASRNLPKHLRNKAVFWGSFAAVALRIGLTIIALQLLKIPFLTAFGSILLLWIAVKLINSSEDHEKIKGGQTIHNVVMTIIVADFVMSIDNVIAIAAVADGNLSLIILGILISIPFVVFGSQLVLSLIERIPIIIYLGSGILGFTAGEMLLKDQYMQQFFEPLLPTFTWILPFALAILVIVWGWTLKKRSLHAHF, from the coding sequence ATGGAGTGGTGGCTTTTATCCTTTTTTAAAATCGTGATCATTAATCTCATATTAAGTGGAGATAACGCCCTTGTTATCGCTATGGCAAGTCGAAACCTGCCTAAGCACTTACGAAATAAGGCGGTATTTTGGGGCTCATTTGCCGCCGTTGCTTTGCGCATTGGGCTGACCATTATCGCGCTACAGCTATTAAAAATCCCTTTTTTAACAGCCTTCGGCTCAATCCTCCTCCTCTGGATCGCCGTCAAGCTGATCAACAGCTCGGAGGATCATGAAAAGATTAAAGGTGGGCAAACGATACATAATGTAGTAATGACCATCATCGTTGCTGATTTTGTTATGAGTATCGATAATGTCATTGCCATCGCAGCTGTGGCAGACGGAAATCTATCACTTATTATTTTAGGTATTCTAATCAGTATTCCATTTGTTGTGTTTGGTAGTCAGCTAGTCCTTTCATTAATTGAAAGGATACCAATCATTATTTATCTTGGTTCTGGAATTCTAGGCTTTACAGCTGGCGAGATGCTTTTGAAGGATCAGTATATGCAACAGTTTTTCGAGCCTCTCCTTCCGACTTTTACTTGGATTCTACCTTTTGCCTTAGCTATTTTAGTTATCGTTTGGGGCT
- a CDS encoding THUMP domain-containing class I SAM-dependent RNA methyltransferase, giving the protein MKKIELIATSSAGLEAVVKQEVVDLGYTNVQVENGKVTYETDMKGIARSNLWLRTADRVKLKFGEFKAFTFDELFEKTKALPWEDILPKNAHFPVLGRSVKSKLFSISDSQAIVKKAIVEKLKQAYKIDWFPEDGPTYTIEIALHKDVATITLDTSGVGLHKRGYRRLHTEAPMKETMAAALLLISRWKPNIPLIDPFCGSGTIPIEAALIGQNIAPGFNRMFDAEEWSFIPKNVWDEALEEAEDLAKYDQKMSIVGSDIDAEAIELSKNNALEAGIGHTITFKQRDIRQLSSEHEYGYVICNPPYGERLGEKDELAQLYKVMGQVMNRMDTWSSYVFTSYEDFEVKFGKQASKKRKLYNGNIRCDFYQFFGPRPPKEILDREL; this is encoded by the coding sequence ATGAAAAAAATAGAGTTGATTGCCACGTCTTCGGCTGGCTTAGAAGCGGTAGTAAAGCAAGAGGTTGTTGACTTAGGGTATACGAATGTACAGGTTGAGAACGGTAAGGTGACGTATGAAACGGATATGAAGGGCATTGCCCGTTCAAATCTATGGCTACGTACTGCGGATCGAGTCAAGCTGAAATTTGGTGAGTTCAAAGCGTTTACGTTTGATGAGCTATTCGAGAAAACCAAGGCCTTACCTTGGGAGGATATCTTACCTAAAAATGCTCATTTTCCTGTGCTAGGACGTTCTGTAAAATCGAAGCTGTTCAGTATTTCGGACAGTCAAGCGATCGTTAAAAAAGCGATTGTAGAAAAGCTTAAACAAGCGTATAAGATCGATTGGTTTCCAGAGGATGGTCCTACATATACAATTGAGATAGCCTTGCATAAGGATGTGGCCACAATTACTCTTGATACAAGTGGAGTGGGGCTTCATAAGAGAGGGTATCGACGGTTGCACACTGAAGCTCCAATGAAGGAAACAATGGCAGCTGCCCTGCTTTTAATCAGCAGGTGGAAGCCCAATATTCCATTGATCGATCCTTTTTGCGGTTCAGGGACTATTCCCATTGAGGCAGCATTGATCGGACAGAATATTGCCCCGGGCTTTAATCGCATGTTTGATGCGGAGGAATGGTCCTTTATCCCGAAAAATGTGTGGGACGAAGCGTTAGAGGAAGCGGAGGATTTAGCAAAGTACGATCAAAAGATGTCTATTGTAGGCTCTGATATTGACGCTGAAGCGATTGAGCTTTCTAAAAATAATGCGCTCGAAGCTGGAATAGGGCATACGATTACCTTTAAGCAAAGGGACATTCGTCAGCTTTCCTCTGAGCATGAATATGGCTATGTCATTTGTAACCCGCCATATGGGGAAAGGCTTGGGGAGAAGGATGAGCTTGCACAGTTGTATAAGGTCATGGGACAGGTTATGAATCGGATGGATACATGGTCTAGCTATGTGTTTACCTCCTATGAGGATTTTGAAGTAAAGTTTGGTAAACAAGCGAGTAAAAAAAGAAAGCTGTATAACGGAAATATTCGCTGTGATTTCTATCAGTTTTTTGGACCTAGACCGCCAAAGGAAATACTAGATAGAGAACTATAG
- a CDS encoding alpha/beta fold hydrolase — protein sequence MKMKEKEIVHHLKDGRRLAYLEYGEPDGIPVMLFHGTPGSKAWFLEDDDTAISLGLRLIATDRPGFGGSDPKPNRTLLDWADDIAELATHLNLQRFAIIGVSGGGAYAAACAYKIPSKLTHVSIVAGATPFLNGQPPKSMMKANRRAFFMAKRVPWILRMSYKAQKKMMEKQPEKFIKLIKDGNSHLAKWDQQFTQEDGYGEEFLLHMGEAFKHRIDEGVHEPRLLSMPWRFSPSDIHFPLHIWHGEEDRMSPYSEMVKLAATIPNCQTHFIPQAGHFLIADLQIWEAILKTIKADSRSGMTDVDGGKRSREVLEPL from the coding sequence ATGAAAATGAAAGAGAAAGAGATAGTACATCACTTAAAGGACGGAAGAAGATTAGCATATTTAGAATATGGAGAGCCGGACGGCATTCCAGTCATGTTATTTCACGGAACACCAGGATCGAAGGCGTGGTTTTTAGAGGATGATGATACAGCAATCTCGTTAGGGTTGCGTTTAATAGCTACTGATCGTCCAGGCTTCGGCGGCTCTGATCCTAAGCCAAACCGAACACTGCTCGATTGGGCAGATGACATTGCTGAATTAGCTACTCATTTAAATCTACAGAGGTTTGCTATCATCGGGGTGTCTGGAGGAGGAGCTTACGCAGCAGCGTGTGCCTATAAAATTCCTTCAAAATTGACGCATGTTTCCATAGTTGCAGGTGCCACTCCGTTCTTAAATGGCCAACCACCTAAAAGTATGATGAAGGCGAATCGCAGAGCTTTCTTTATGGCAAAACGAGTTCCATGGATCCTAAGAATGAGCTACAAGGCTCAAAAAAAGATGATGGAGAAGCAGCCTGAAAAGTTTATAAAGCTAATAAAGGATGGAAATTCTCATCTAGCCAAATGGGATCAGCAGTTTACGCAGGAGGATGGTTATGGGGAGGAGTTCCTGCTGCACATGGGAGAGGCTTTTAAACATCGAATTGATGAAGGAGTTCATGAACCTCGTTTGTTAAGCATGCCTTGGAGATTTAGTCCAAGCGATATTCATTTTCCACTTCATATATGGCATGGGGAAGAGGATCGCATGTCTCCGTATTCAGAAATGGTTAAGCTTGCGGCTACGATTCCTAATTGTCAAACTCATTTTATTCCTCAAGCTGGGCATTTTCTAATAGCTGATCTACAAATATGGGAAGCTATCTTAAAGACGATTAAAGCTGACTCAAGGAGTGGAATGACTGATGTTGATGGAGGCAAAAGGTCAAGAGAAGTTCTGGAACCGCTATGA